A DNA window from Maribellus comscasis contains the following coding sequences:
- a CDS encoding sodium:solute symporter family protein codes for MLHWLIIVGTIYVAILFFLSWRSRKKIKSNEDFMMAGSNIGLVLGFMTFAATLFSTFTLMGMPDFSRTHGVGAWIFLAFSDAGMVFLIVWFGYHLRKQVAKSGFKGMSGLLQNRYQNKWAGYIYFLAVFIFLVPYVAIQIRGVAIFLEQAFPSALPAWAWSLMIVVIMLLYSEFGGLKAIIYADFMQGTMLLIVVWVIALTCLNHIGGWTEMFSQVENTDPKLLSTPGPNSLLSAQFLIASFLAILMIPVTQPQLSTRLVIMKSTKKMHRMAVAVGTFAMLVIFPTVIIGLYGAIKYADASTADFLGNVLIRDQVEFIAAAAIIGLFAAAMSTSDSQLFALGNELRGLLGHKGSDSLTPIRIAIISFALAALVFSLVSSDQLVLLARTSFAGTAMMGPLVILAILSKKPQGWFMILMSGLGLAAFVLSEAGVLPKFLGTVRMDLFLMIVLAVCGMGNYLLKK; via the coding sequence ATGTTACATTGGCTTATAATTGTTGGTACCATTTACGTTGCAATTCTGTTCTTTCTGTCGTGGCGTTCGCGTAAAAAAATTAAATCCAACGAAGATTTTATGATGGCTGGTTCAAACATCGGGCTGGTTCTGGGATTTATGACTTTTGCTGCCACGCTTTTTAGTACCTTTACTTTAATGGGAATGCCCGATTTTTCGCGAACACACGGAGTTGGCGCCTGGATCTTTCTCGCATTCTCCGATGCAGGGATGGTTTTTCTGATTGTATGGTTTGGCTACCATTTGCGCAAGCAAGTTGCCAAAAGCGGATTTAAAGGGATGTCAGGTTTGTTGCAAAACCGCTACCAAAACAAATGGGCCGGGTATATTTATTTCCTTGCGGTATTTATTTTTCTTGTACCCTACGTAGCCATTCAAATCAGGGGAGTTGCTATTTTCCTGGAACAGGCTTTCCCTTCTGCATTGCCGGCCTGGGCCTGGTCGCTGATGATTGTAGTAATTATGCTTCTTTATTCTGAGTTTGGCGGTTTAAAAGCAATTATATACGCCGATTTTATGCAGGGAACAATGCTGCTGATTGTAGTGTGGGTGATTGCCCTAACCTGTTTAAATCATATTGGAGGATGGACAGAAATGTTTTCTCAGGTTGAAAATACTGATCCCAAATTATTAAGTACACCCGGACCAAACAGTTTGTTAAGTGCCCAGTTTTTAATTGCCTCCTTTCTTGCAATTTTAATGATTCCGGTTACACAACCACAACTTTCTACCCGGCTGGTAATTATGAAAAGTACAAAAAAAATGCATCGGATGGCAGTTGCAGTTGGAACTTTTGCCATGCTGGTTATTTTCCCCACAGTTATTATCGGATTATACGGTGCAATAAAATATGCTGATGCATCAACTGCTGATTTTTTGGGGAATGTGCTTATTCGCGATCAGGTTGAATTTATTGCTGCAGCGGCAATCATCGGATTATTTGCTGCTGCAATGTCAACGTCCGATTCTCAACTGTTTGCCCTGGGAAATGAACTGCGGGGATTATTGGGCCATAAAGGAAGTGATTCTCTTACTCCCATCCGGATTGCAATAATCAGCTTTGCACTTGCAGCGCTGGTCTTTTCGCTGGTTAGTTCTGATCAACTGGTTCTTTTAGCCCGCACAAGCTTTGCAGGAACAGCAATGATGGGGCCGCTGGTTATTCTGGCTATTCTTTCAAAAAAACCACAGGGTTGGTTTATGATTTTGATGTCGGGGTTGGGATTGGCAGCTTTTGT
- a CDS encoding 3-ketoacyl-ACP reductase, protein MRKTALITGGSRGIGFGIAIELAKAGFNLALNGVRPQKTVQPILDGLKMFGAKVVYAQGNISKKDDRQKIFDTVISAFGQLNVLVNNAGVAPRERKDILEASEEIYDEVMEINLKGPYFLTQLFARHMVQQKKENPEFSCCIINVSSVSATVASVNRGEYCISKAGIAMATKLWSARLGEFDIPVYEIQPGIIKTDMTSGVIEKYDKLFEEGLSIQKRWGLPEDIGKVATAMATGMMPYSTGQVVLVDGGMTVQRL, encoded by the coding sequence ATGAGAAAAACAGCACTAATAACCGGAGGTTCGAGGGGAATTGGATTCGGAATCGCCATTGAGCTGGCCAAAGCCGGATTTAATCTCGCATTAAATGGCGTTCGCCCGCAAAAAACCGTTCAACCCATTTTGGACGGGTTAAAAATGTTTGGAGCCAAAGTAGTTTATGCGCAGGGAAACATTTCAAAAAAAGACGACAGGCAAAAAATATTTGACACAGTAATTTCAGCGTTTGGCCAACTTAATGTTCTGGTGAACAATGCCGGAGTTGCACCCAGAGAAAGAAAAGATATTCTGGAAGCCTCAGAGGAAATCTATGATGAAGTAATGGAAATTAACCTGAAAGGACCGTATTTTCTTACACAATTATTTGCCCGGCACATGGTTCAGCAAAAAAAGGAGAATCCTGAATTTTCATGCTGCATCATTAATGTCTCCTCAGTTTCGGCAACCGTGGCTTCGGTGAATCGTGGTGAGTATTGTATTTCAAAAGCGGGTATCGCCATGGCTACGAAACTTTGGTCGGCGCGTTTGGGTGAATTTGATATTCCTGTTTACGAAATTCAGCCCGGTATTATTAAAACAGACATGACTTCAGGAGTCATCGAAAAATACGATAAATTGTTTGAAGAAGGCTTAAGTATCCAAAAACGCTGGGGGCTCCCGGAAGACATTGGAAAAGTAGCTACTGCAATGGCCACCGGAATGATGCCCTATTCCACCGGACAGGTTGTTCTTGTTGACGGCGGAATGACTGTTCAACGTTTGTAA
- a CDS encoding Gfo/Idh/MocA family protein: MIHKIGIIMNGVTGRMGTNQHLMRSIVEIIKQGGVQVSPSEFIMPDPVLVGRNEIKLKKLAAMSGVEKWTTDLDSVINDPNYQIYFDAQTTGRRAAAVKQAAKAGKHVYCEKPIATDTATALELYKVCEDAGVKHGVVQDKLWLPGLLKLKRLMENGFFGKILSVRGEFGYWVFEGHSVPAQRPSWNYRKEDDGGIIVDMLCHWRYVLDNLFGEVKGVFCLGATHIPERVDEQGKPYNCTADDAAYATFELDGGVIAHFNSSWVTRVRRDDLLTLHVDGTKGSAVAGLRECWTQHYGNTPKPVWNPDISQPIDFYEGWSKVPEQENFDNAFKAEWELFLKHVVKDKPFKWNLLEGAKGVQLAEKGLESWDKKTWVEIPKIQ; this comes from the coding sequence ATGATTCATAAAATAGGAATAATAATGAACGGCGTTACGGGCCGGATGGGTACAAACCAACACTTAATGCGGTCGATAGTGGAAATCATAAAACAGGGAGGAGTGCAGGTAAGCCCTTCTGAATTTATTATGCCTGATCCGGTTTTGGTAGGCCGAAACGAGATCAAGTTAAAAAAACTGGCCGCAATGTCGGGAGTAGAGAAATGGACTACCGACCTGGATTCAGTAATAAACGACCCGAATTACCAAATATATTTTGATGCACAAACAACCGGGCGCCGCGCTGCCGCCGTAAAACAAGCTGCCAAAGCGGGCAAACACGTATATTGCGAAAAACCCATTGCAACCGATACAGCTACGGCGCTTGAATTATACAAAGTTTGCGAAGACGCCGGTGTAAAACACGGTGTTGTCCAGGATAAACTATGGCTTCCGGGACTTTTAAAACTAAAACGCTTGATGGAAAACGGGTTCTTTGGCAAGATTCTTTCTGTTCGGGGAGAATTTGGGTACTGGGTTTTTGAAGGCCACTCTGTTCCTGCTCAGCGCCCAAGCTGGAATTACCGTAAAGAAGACGATGGTGGTATTATTGTTGACATGCTGTGCCACTGGCGTTATGTTCTGGATAATCTTTTTGGTGAAGTAAAAGGTGTTTTTTGTTTGGGAGCGACTCATATTCCTGAACGTGTGGATGAACAGGGAAAACCATACAATTGTACCGCCGACGATGCGGCTTATGCAACATTTGAACTTGATGGCGGAGTAATTGCCCATTTTAATTCATCGTGGGTCACACGTGTACGCCGCGATGATTTGCTCACCCTTCATGTAGACGGAACAAAAGGCTCTGCAGTTGCAGGATTACGCGAGTGTTGGACACAGCATTACGGAAATACGCCCAAACCGGTATGGAATCCGGATATTTCACAACCGATTGATTTTTATGAAGGATGGAGCAAAGTTCCCGAACAGGAAAATTTTGACAATGCTTTTAAAGCAGAATGGGAATTATTTCTGAAACACGTAGTAAAAGATAAGCCCTTTAAATGGAACTTGCTGGAAGGAGCGAAGGGAGTACAACTGGCTGAAAAAGGACTGGAGAGCTGGGATAAAAAAACATGGGTGGAGATACCAAAAATTCAGTGA
- a CDS encoding sugar phosphate isomerase/epimerase family protein — translation MTSKLTDFSKLCVHTLTTKPWNLKECVENFNAAGIHGITVWRNVLEGQNLNETKSLLNDFGMNVVSVARAGFFPAVEAEKRKAAIDNNLWAIEQAAGIGAPVLVLVCGADPRQPLEKSREQIKEGIFKILPQAKMAGVKLAIEPLHPMYAGDRSAIVTLAQANDVAEEINSDFVGVAIDVYHLWWDNTLREEIIRCGNNKNLFAFHVCDWNVPTVDFLNDRGLMGDGCINVPQIRGWVEETGFNGFNEVEIFSDKYWAIDQNEYLEKIKYAYLNCT, via the coding sequence ATGACATCAAAACTGACTGATTTTTCAAAATTGTGTGTCCATACACTTACAACCAAACCCTGGAATTTAAAAGAATGTGTCGAAAATTTTAATGCAGCCGGGATTCATGGAATAACAGTCTGGAGAAATGTTCTGGAAGGACAAAATCTAAATGAAACCAAATCATTGCTCAATGATTTTGGGATGAATGTAGTTTCAGTAGCCCGGGCTGGTTTTTTCCCTGCAGTGGAAGCAGAAAAACGAAAGGCTGCCATTGACAATAATTTGTGGGCCATTGAGCAGGCAGCCGGCATCGGTGCACCTGTTTTGGTTTTGGTCTGCGGAGCTGATCCGCGCCAACCGCTTGAGAAGTCAAGGGAGCAAATAAAAGAAGGGATTTTCAAAATTCTGCCACAGGCAAAAATGGCAGGAGTAAAACTGGCAATTGAGCCGCTGCACCCGATGTATGCGGGCGACCGTTCTGCTATTGTTACACTTGCACAAGCCAATGATGTTGCAGAAGAAATTAATTCGGATTTTGTTGGTGTTGCCATTGATGTGTATCATTTGTGGTGGGACAATACACTTCGCGAAGAAATTATTCGCTGTGGAAATAACAAAAATCTATTCGCATTTCATGTTTGCGACTGGAATGTCCCAACTGTTGATTTCCTGAACGACAGAGGGTTAATGGGCGATGGATGCATTAATGTACCACAAATAAGAGGCTGGGTAGAAGAAACCGGGTTCAACGGTTTTAACGAAGTTGAAATTTTTTCCGATAAATACTGGGCAATAGACCAAAATGAGTATCTTGAAAAAATAAAATATGCGTACCTAAACTGTACTTAA